One genomic window of Deinococcus aquiradiocola includes the following:
- a CDS encoding FTR1 family protein, protein MKRALLTLLGLLGTAAAADYATPADTVRTGLADAALEVGYDPAQAAQLVQDAQRTYLTTLDGPLRAQAPASASTVREQFGTALQAARTGDEAGFAAAQSRVWTAWLGGAYAALERQVQAGNAGAASDWLQAREFRVASRFTRLNADATTAVQALQARKITPAQALDAVRADLLDGYQARLNGALAALKDARSKDYRTRSAEQAALAQGYFALLAPAYRSARGDAALSATTADLQALPASLDRVTRDLNGFRAAPLSEREQRLRAGQALRFLALVPVEYARGVSGDAGRVTVKRDLEITEARTFLAGATTAYTDLAPLLPDTRAVQATQAALAALNARLEGAAAHRDPPTSAALQAAVTDVQTQLEAQFPNAWKRHDASGDLDVIRSQLNNVLSAVTAHNYEQAETARLDAYATLESGPEARIAVFAPDLKLRLENLFWNGETPAGLARLIRDRAPIAAVQASAAQLNAALDQTGELLGTEQAPAAVATNAGVIVFREGLEAVLILAALMGSLRRPEVRHLRRPMWWGAALAFLATAGTWLVMSGTLSLFARFGERLEAVVSVIAIAVLLVIMNWFFHQVYWNDRMADFQKAKHNLMGRQVGQWVGLAVLGFTSIYREGFETVLFLQSLTLQSGAAPVLSGTGLGLVAVIGVGVLVFALQAKLPMKKLLVWTGMMICAVLAVMVGNTVHVLQLVGWFPVHGVSGLTLPSWTSLWLGVYPTWEGLTLQVVSAAAVVGSYYLAEGLKERGLKRRLEAARQQKAGDVNGTPARN, encoded by the coding sequence ATGAAGCGCGCCCTGCTGACGCTGCTCGGCCTGCTCGGCACGGCCGCCGCCGCCGACTACGCCACGCCCGCCGACACCGTCCGCACCGGCCTCGCCGACGCCGCCCTGGAGGTCGGGTACGACCCGGCGCAGGCCGCGCAACTCGTGCAGGACGCGCAGCGCACGTACCTGACGACCCTGGACGGCCCGCTGCGCGCACAGGCTCCCGCCTCGGCCAGCACCGTCCGCGAGCAGTTCGGGACGGCGCTGCAGGCGGCCCGCACGGGCGACGAGGCGGGCTTCGCGGCCGCGCAGTCGCGCGTGTGGACCGCGTGGCTGGGCGGCGCGTACGCGGCCCTGGAACGCCAGGTGCAGGCCGGGAACGCGGGCGCGGCGAGCGACTGGCTGCAGGCGCGCGAGTTCCGGGTGGCGAGCAGGTTCACGCGCCTGAACGCCGACGCGACCACCGCCGTCCAGGCCCTGCAGGCCCGGAAGATCACGCCCGCGCAGGCCCTGGACGCCGTGCGCGCCGACCTGCTCGACGGCTACCAGGCCCGCCTGAACGGCGCGCTCGCCGCCCTGAAGGACGCGCGCAGCAAGGACTACCGCACCCGCAGCGCCGAACAGGCCGCCCTGGCCCAGGGGTACTTCGCACTGCTCGCGCCCGCGTACCGCTCCGCGCGCGGCGACGCCGCCCTCAGCGCCACCACCGCCGACCTGCAGGCCCTGCCCGCCAGCCTGGACCGCGTGACGCGGGACCTGAACGGCTTCCGTGCCGCGCCGCTCAGCGAACGCGAGCAGCGCCTGCGGGCCGGGCAGGCCCTGCGCTTCCTGGCACTCGTGCCGGTCGAGTACGCGCGCGGCGTGAGCGGCGACGCCGGAAGGGTCACCGTGAAACGCGACCTGGAGATCACCGAGGCCAGGACCTTCCTGGCGGGCGCCACCACCGCCTACACCGACCTCGCGCCCCTCCTGCCGGACACGCGCGCCGTGCAGGCCACGCAGGCGGCCCTCGCCGCCCTGAACGCCCGGCTCGAAGGGGCCGCCGCGCACCGCGACCCGCCCACCAGCGCCGCCCTGCAGGCCGCCGTGACGGACGTGCAGACCCAGCTGGAGGCGCAGTTCCCCAACGCCTGGAAACGCCACGACGCGAGCGGCGACCTCGACGTGATCCGCAGCCAGCTGAACAACGTCCTGAGTGCGGTCACCGCGCACAACTACGAGCAGGCCGAGACCGCCAGGCTCGACGCCTACGCCACCCTGGAAAGCGGCCCCGAGGCGCGCATCGCGGTGTTCGCCCCGGACCTCAAGCTGCGCCTCGAGAACCTCTTCTGGAACGGCGAGACGCCCGCCGGACTCGCGCGCCTCATCCGGGACCGCGCGCCCATCGCGGCCGTGCAGGCCAGCGCCGCGCAGCTGAACGCCGCCCTCGACCAGACCGGCGAACTGCTCGGCACCGAACAGGCGCCCGCCGCCGTCGCCACGAACGCGGGCGTCATCGTGTTCCGCGAGGGCCTGGAGGCCGTGCTGATCCTCGCCGCCCTGATGGGCAGCCTGCGCCGCCCCGAGGTGCGCCACCTGCGGCGCCCCATGTGGTGGGGCGCGGCCCTCGCCTTCCTCGCCACGGCCGGAACGTGGCTCGTCATGAGCGGCACCCTGTCCCTCTTCGCGCGCTTCGGCGAGCGGCTCGAAGCGGTCGTGAGCGTGATCGCCATCGCCGTGCTGCTCGTCATCATGAACTGGTTCTTCCATCAGGTGTACTGGAACGACCGCATGGCCGACTTCCAGAAGGCCAAGCACAACCTGATGGGCCGCCAGGTGGGGCAGTGGGTGGGGCTGGCCGTGCTCGGCTTCACCAGCATCTACCGCGAGGGATTCGAGACGGTGCTGTTCCTGCAGTCCCTCACGCTGCAGTCCGGCGCGGCGCCCGTCCTGAGCGGCACGGGCCTGGGCCTCGTCGCCGTGATCGGCGTGGGCGTCCTCGTGTTCGCGCTGCAGGCGAAACTCCCCATGAAGAAACTGCTCGTCTGGACCGGCATGATGATCTGCGCCGTGCTGGCCGTCATGGTCGGCAACACCGTCCACGTCCTGCAGCTCGTCGGCTGGTTCCCCGTGCACGGCGTCAGCGGCCTGACCCTCCCCTCGTGGACGAGCCTGTGGCTGGGCGTGTACCCCACCTGGGAGGGCCTGACCCTGCAGGTCGTGAGCGCCGCCGCAGTGGTCGGCAGCTACTACCTCGCCGAAGGCCTCAAGGAACGCGGCCTGAAACGCAGACTGGAGGCCGCCCGCCAGCAGAAGGCCGGAGACGTGAACGGCACACCCGCCCGGAATTGA
- a CDS encoding imelysin family protein — MTRLSPLPLLTLTLLPTALLATHAGAATPGNDLSGVKTYLTARLQVQAKGTAALVRGADAYYARARAAGFDYRKLSSDRAAVAALRAARAGWTQASPVYEEVEGIVAGVNSLSQYDLILDAGTSAAEGGEDVVPFDLKLPNGRVLPRPGNLFGVNEGTLWNTVRTFSSGVPTDVDGDGRVGFGDALPDANVLKAAATELNRQTNALQAAAAAWTPTQSDVFGALVGNVPTVGPVFFENWKTSRFVLGSRTTRTDFVVISRLSDLQGNVASWEAMYRGLSPQVKARNAQLDAQITSGLGSLKGYVARLSVQEKVRHFTPEQADTLQQEAQNRATVITGRLMQAAALLGVKVSE; from the coding sequence ATGACCCGCCTTTCTCCCCTGCCCCTGCTCACCCTGACCCTGCTCCCCACCGCCCTCCTCGCCACGCACGCCGGGGCGGCCACCCCCGGCAACGACCTGAGCGGCGTCAAGACGTACCTGACCGCGCGCCTCCAGGTGCAGGCGAAGGGCACCGCCGCCCTCGTCCGGGGCGCCGACGCGTACTACGCCCGCGCCAGGGCCGCCGGGTTCGACTACCGCAAGCTGAGCAGCGACAGGGCCGCCGTGGCCGCCCTGCGCGCCGCGCGGGCCGGGTGGACGCAGGCGAGCCCGGTGTACGAGGAGGTGGAAGGCATCGTGGCGGGCGTGAACAGCCTCTCGCAGTACGACCTGATCCTCGACGCGGGCACGAGCGCCGCCGAGGGCGGAGAGGACGTCGTGCCCTTCGACCTGAAGCTCCCGAACGGCAGGGTGCTCCCCAGACCCGGCAACCTCTTCGGCGTGAACGAAGGCACCCTCTGGAACACCGTCCGGACCTTCTCGTCCGGCGTGCCGACGGACGTGGACGGCGACGGCCGGGTCGGCTTCGGCGACGCGCTCCCCGACGCGAACGTCCTCAAGGCCGCCGCGACCGAGCTGAACCGGCAGACGAACGCCCTGCAGGCCGCCGCCGCCGCGTGGACGCCCACGCAGAGCGACGTGTTCGGCGCGCTCGTCGGCAACGTTCCCACCGTCGGCCCGGTCTTCTTCGAGAACTGGAAGACCTCGCGCTTCGTGCTCGGCAGCCGCACCACCCGCACGGACTTCGTGGTCATCTCGCGCCTGTCGGACCTGCAGGGCAACGTCGCCTCCTGGGAAGCCATGTACCGCGGCCTGTCCCCGCAGGTGAAGGCCAGGAACGCGCAGCTGGACGCGCAGATCACCTCGGGCCTCGGCAGCCTGAAGGGCTACGTGGCGCGCCTGAGCGTGCAGGAGAAGGTCCGGCACTTCACGCCCGAACAGGCCGACACCCTGCAGCAGGAAGCGCAGAACCGCGCGACCGTCATCACCGGGCGGCTCATGCAGGCGGCCGCGCTGCTCGGCGTGAAGGTCAGCGAATGA
- the ruvX gene encoding Holliday junction resolvase RuvX, which translates to MTVPPSPEAGALPTVLALDVSRHRIGFAVNHGTLAFGRGSLDRKRLVWDVRQVQARLKSEGATLLVVGLPLRTDGAQSPTADRVRSFARELQAAGMQVVYQDERFTTRRARDLGASDLDEAAAVQILELYLQGQRNA; encoded by the coding sequence GTGACCGTCCCCCCCTCCCCCGAAGCGGGCGCCCTGCCGACCGTGCTGGCGCTGGACGTGAGCCGTCACCGGATCGGGTTCGCGGTGAATCACGGGACGCTGGCCTTCGGGCGCGGCAGCCTGGACCGCAAGCGCCTCGTCTGGGACGTGCGGCAGGTGCAGGCCCGCCTGAAATCCGAGGGCGCGACGCTGCTCGTGGTGGGCCTCCCGCTGCGGACGGACGGCGCGCAGAGTCCCACCGCCGACCGCGTGCGGTCCTTCGCGCGGGAACTGCAGGCGGCCGGCATGCAGGTCGTGTACCAGGACGAGCGTTTCACCACCCGCCGGGCCCGCGACCTGGGCGCCAGCGACCTGGACGAGGCGGCCGCCGTGCAGATCCTGGAACTGTACCTGCAGGGCCAGCGGAACGCGTAG
- a CDS encoding cysteine desulfurase family protein yields MSGPHAGPGVTYLDYAATHPMRPSALAAYAEVAALPGNPASVHRAGQVIRERLEEGRGMAAAALGAHPLELLLNGGGTEGDNHVLLGLAGARGHAGHIVTTALEHSALLAPARWLQTQGVDVTFLPPGPGGTVTPEALRAALRPDTFLVSVHHANNETGVVQDVAALAAVAHAGGALFHTDAVQSPGVLEVDLHGWGVDFASFSAHKWGGPLGVGYLYVRRGLELPPVQLGGGQEKGLRAGTQNAPGVYAAGVALREAVRERPATFAHLRALNDRMTRLLDVPGVSRNHRPDGSPKVASFTAHGADGEALLMNLDMEGVAASAGSACSAGTMQPSHVLTALGLNERDARASLRFSFGAATTEDEVTRAAQVFLRAARASGGTA; encoded by the coding sequence ATGAGCGGCCCGCACGCCGGTCCGGGCGTCACGTACCTCGATTACGCCGCGACGCACCCGATGCGCCCCTCGGCGCTCGCCGCGTACGCCGAGGTGGCCGCGCTGCCCGGCAATCCTGCCAGCGTGCACCGGGCCGGGCAGGTCATCCGGGAACGGCTGGAGGAGGGGCGCGGCATGGCGGCCGCCGCGCTGGGCGCGCACCCGCTGGAACTGCTGCTGAACGGCGGCGGCACCGAGGGCGACAACCACGTGCTGCTGGGCCTCGCGGGCGCGCGCGGGCACGCGGGGCACATCGTGACGACGGCCCTGGAGCACTCGGCACTGCTCGCCCCGGCCCGCTGGCTGCAGACGCAGGGCGTGGACGTGACGTTCCTGCCGCCCGGGCCGGGCGGGACCGTGACGCCGGAGGCGCTGCGGGCGGCCCTGCGGCCCGACACCTTCCTGGTGAGCGTGCATCACGCGAACAACGAGACGGGCGTGGTGCAGGACGTGGCGGCCCTGGCGGCCGTGGCGCACGCGGGCGGCGCGCTGTTTCATACGGACGCGGTGCAGTCGCCGGGCGTGCTGGAGGTGGACCTGCACGGCTGGGGCGTGGATTTCGCGTCGTTCAGCGCGCACAAGTGGGGCGGGCCGCTGGGCGTGGGGTACCTGTACGTGCGGCGCGGGCTGGAGCTGCCGCCGGTGCAGCTGGGCGGCGGGCAGGAGAAGGGCCTGCGGGCCGGGACGCAGAACGCGCCGGGCGTGTACGCGGCGGGCGTGGCGCTGCGCGAGGCGGTGCGGGAGCGGCCCGCCACCTTCGCTCACCTGCGCGCCCTGAACGACCGGATGACGCGGCTACTGGACGTGCCGGGCGTGAGCCGCAACCACCGCCCGGACGGCAGTCCGAAGGTCGCGTCGTTCACGGCGCACGGCGCGGACGGCGAGGCGCTGCTGATGAACCTCGACATGGAGGGCGTGGCGGCCAGCGCGGGCAGTGCGTGCAGTGCGGGCACCATGCAGCCCAGTCACGTGCTGACGGCGCTGGGCCTGAACGAGCGGGACGCGCGCGCCAGCCTGCGCTTCAGTTTCGGGGCGGCCACGACCGAGGACGAGGTGACGCGCGCCGCCCAGGTGTTCCTGCGGGCCGCGCGCGCCAGTGGCGGCACGGCGTGA
- a CDS encoding PASTA domain-containing protein, with amino-acid sequence MTQNADRIDSKYEVLSELARDGHVVLYSVSTPSQPEPLRLAWFQVSSSAQRSSFHRYRSALKALAPAGLLDVVARPGAYYAVWKALEGQPLAAFLALPVRGELEVQGLRDLATGLAEQGFALPDAEVVFPEGSEPQLAYLTPAERTLEEATALNAQVLAPLRRGRLRRRRPVLSVWAVLPGLLFLGGAGYLGAQAARIYLNPPVHEVQKVVGQPAEQAAQKLADSGFLVVYADGEGPGLPVGSVVSQDPPAGSSLPAGRQVTLTVNNPPPLTVPRLDDLSMDQVAVALAENRLTRGPVVTVDGTFTNTPKGRVIAQLPPAGATAQRGDKVTLLVSGGIGSKQTWLPPLTGLSFDDARDLVRRAGLVVNRVTRQNSSARENTVLSQTPAAYTKVDVGSPVTLTVASVAFAGPSQSAGALPLPPPVYVPPPAPVTPDPVTTPADSGVTTDPNSIPATPTTGGTDTTTPSTPATGTPATTPATPAPAATPTRTVRLEYAFPATLPDGTVDIVVRDQDGERTVLSGTPSSSAAGATAQQDGIVVRGDAVFVVRVNGQEFTSFPAR; translated from the coding sequence ATGACCCAGAACGCGGACAGAATCGACAGTAAATACGAGGTGCTGTCCGAACTGGCACGCGACGGTCACGTGGTGCTGTACAGCGTCAGCACGCCCTCCCAGCCGGAGCCGCTGCGCCTGGCGTGGTTCCAGGTGAGCAGTTCCGCGCAGCGCAGCTCGTTTCACCGGTACCGCTCGGCCCTGAAGGCCCTCGCCCCGGCGGGCCTGCTGGACGTGGTCGCGCGGCCCGGCGCGTACTACGCGGTGTGGAAGGCGCTGGAGGGGCAGCCGCTCGCGGCGTTCCTGGCGCTCCCCGTGCGCGGGGAACTGGAAGTGCAGGGCCTGCGGGACCTCGCGACGGGCCTCGCCGAGCAGGGTTTCGCGCTGCCGGACGCCGAGGTGGTGTTCCCGGAGGGCAGCGAGCCGCAGCTGGCGTACCTGACGCCCGCCGAGCGCACCCTGGAGGAGGCGACGGCCCTGAACGCGCAGGTGCTCGCGCCGCTGCGGCGCGGCCGTCTGCGGCGTCGGCGGCCCGTGCTGAGCGTGTGGGCGGTCCTGCCGGGCCTGCTGTTCCTGGGCGGCGCGGGATACCTGGGCGCGCAGGCGGCCCGCATCTACCTGAACCCGCCGGTGCACGAGGTGCAGAAGGTGGTGGGGCAGCCCGCCGAGCAGGCCGCACAGAAACTCGCGGACAGCGGGTTCCTGGTGGTGTACGCGGACGGCGAGGGTCCGGGCCTGCCGGTCGGGTCGGTGGTGTCGCAGGATCCGCCCGCGGGCAGCAGTCTCCCGGCGGGACGGCAGGTGACGCTGACCGTCAACAACCCGCCACCGCTGACCGTACCGCGCCTGGACGACCTGAGCATGGATCAGGTGGCGGTGGCGCTGGCCGAGAACCGCCTCACGCGCGGGCCGGTGGTCACGGTGGACGGGACCTTCACGAACACCCCGAAGGGCCGCGTGATCGCGCAGCTGCCCCCGGCGGGCGCGACCGCGCAGCGGGGCGACAAGGTGACGCTCCTCGTGTCGGGCGGCATCGGCAGCAAGCAGACGTGGCTGCCGCCCCTGACGGGCCTGAGTTTCGACGACGCGCGCGACCTCGTGCGCCGCGCGGGGCTCGTCGTGAACCGCGTGACGCGGCAGAACAGCAGCGCCCGCGAGAACACTGTGCTGTCGCAGACGCCTGCCGCGTACACCAAGGTGGACGTGGGGTCGCCCGTCACGCTGACGGTGGCGAGCGTCGCCTTCGCCGGACCGAGCCAGAGTGCGGGCGCGCTGCCGCTCCCGCCGCCCGTGTACGTGCCGCCGCCCGCGCCCGTCACGCCGGACCCCGTCACCACGCCCGCCGACAGCGGCGTGACGACCGACCCGAACAGCATCCCGGCGACGCCCACCACGGGCGGCACGGACACCACCACGCCGTCCACGCCCGCCACCGGCACGCCCGCGACCACTCCGGCGACACCCGCCCCGGCGGCCACGCCGACGCGCACGGTGCGGCTGGAGTACGCCTTCCCCGCCACCCTGCCGGACGGCACGGTGGACATCGTGGTGCGCGATCAGGACGGGGAACGCACCGTGCTGAGCGGCACGCCCAGCAGCAGTGCGGCGGGCGCGACGGCGCAGCAGGACGGCATCGTGGTGCGCGGGGACGCGGTGTTCGTGGTGCGCGTCAACGGGCAGGAATTCACGAGTTTCCCCGCCCGATGA
- the folK gene encoding 2-amino-4-hydroxy-6-hydroxymethyldihydropteridine diphosphokinase: protein MSDPAPRAAGEALIALGANLGDPLTALRQARDTLADLGTVTGTSWLYRTRAVGGPDGQPDYLNAALSLQTPLGPQALMLALLGVEALSGRVRLERWGPRVLDLDLIGYGDAVLHTPRLTLPHPQAFARAFVLAPLRDIAPHWQHPVHGQSVQEALRDLSLDGLERLPERL from the coding sequence TTGAGTGACCCGGCCCCCCGCGCGGCGGGCGAGGCCCTGATCGCGCTCGGCGCGAACCTCGGCGATCCGCTCACGGCGCTGCGGCAGGCGCGCGACACGCTCGCGGACCTGGGCACCGTCACCGGCACGTCGTGGCTGTACCGGACGCGCGCGGTGGGCGGCCCGGACGGCCAGCCGGACTACCTGAACGCCGCCCTGAGCCTGCAGACGCCGCTCGGCCCGCAGGCGCTGATGCTGGCCCTGCTGGGCGTCGAGGCCCTCAGCGGGCGCGTGCGGCTGGAACGCTGGGGGCCGAGGGTGCTGGACCTCGACCTGATCGGGTACGGGGACGCGGTGCTGCACACGCCTCGCCTGACGCTGCCGCACCCGCAGGCCTTCGCGCGGGCCTTCGTGCTCGCGCCGCTGCGGGACATCGCGCCGCACTGGCAGCACCCCGTCCACGGGCAGAGCGTGCAGGAGGCCCTGCGGGACCTGAGTCTGGACGGGCTGGAACGCCTGCCGGAACGCCTGTGA
- the folB gene encoding dihydroneopterin aldolase yields the protein MSSKVVLSGMEFHAHHGVYEEEARFGARFVVDTELHWDFSDLPDELDRAVNYERVFAAVQHETTQTRVQLIEVLAGNIARRLLREQALLDAVTVRVHKPHAPLPGVLRDVTAELTVTRAAVTARPMGFGRRALE from the coding sequence ATGAGCAGCAAGGTCGTCCTGTCCGGAATGGAATTCCACGCCCACCACGGCGTGTACGAAGAGGAGGCGCGCTTCGGCGCGCGGTTCGTGGTGGACACCGAACTGCACTGGGACTTCAGCGACCTGCCGGACGAACTGGACCGCGCCGTGAACTACGAGCGGGTGTTCGCGGCCGTGCAGCACGAGACGACGCAGACGCGCGTGCAGCTCATCGAGGTGCTGGCCGGGAACATCGCGCGCCGACTGCTGCGCGAGCAGGCGCTGCTGGACGCCGTGACCGTCCGGGTGCACAAGCCGCACGCGCCGCTGCCGGGCGTGCTGCGTGACGTGACGGCCGAACTGACCGTGACGCGCGCCGCCGTGACGGCCAGACCCATGGGGTTCGGACGGCGCGCCCTTGAGTGA
- the folP gene encoding dihydropteroate synthase produces MTFRLDFARPVPGAARTPHGWRLSWDGCAVMGILNVTPDSFSDGGRHATLTAALAQARAMLGAGALVLDVGGESTRPGADPVPAETELDRILPVLRELSGWNAVLSVDTLKPEVAEAALRAGAHLVNDVSGLRDPQMTRVCADAGAAACIMHMQGEPRSMQHAPRYDDVTREVHAYLHAQASAARAAGVPGVLLDPGLGFGKTLAHNVTLLRDLPDLTARPDPVLVGASRKRFVGTLGGAALAGDRDAGSVAVHLHAARCGAAMVRVHDVAAHTQALRVQAAVLGQVPLPE; encoded by the coding sequence GTGACCTTCCGGCTGGACTTCGCGCGCCCCGTGCCCGGCGCGGCCCGCACCCCGCACGGCTGGCGGCTCTCGTGGGACGGCTGCGCCGTGATGGGCATCCTGAACGTCACGCCCGACAGCTTCTCGGACGGCGGGCGACACGCGACCCTCACGGCCGCGCTCGCGCAGGCGCGCGCGATGCTCGGGGCGGGCGCGCTGGTGCTGGACGTGGGCGGCGAGAGCACCCGCCCCGGCGCGGACCCCGTCCCGGCCGAGACGGAACTCGACCGGATCCTGCCGGTCCTGCGGGAACTGAGCGGCTGGAACGCCGTGCTGAGCGTCGACACCCTGAAGCCCGAGGTGGCCGAAGCGGCCCTGCGGGCAGGCGCGCACCTCGTGAACGACGTGTCCGGCCTGCGCGACCCACAGATGACGCGTGTGTGCGCCGACGCGGGCGCCGCCGCCTGCATCATGCACATGCAGGGCGAACCGCGCAGCATGCAGCACGCCCCCCGCTACGACGACGTGACGCGCGAGGTGCACGCCTACCTGCACGCGCAGGCGAGCGCGGCGAGGGCGGCGGGCGTGCCGGGCGTGCTGCTCGACCCGGGCCTGGGCTTCGGGAAGACGCTGGCGCACAACGTCACCCTGCTGCGCGACCTGCCGGACCTGACGGCCAGGCCGGACCCGGTGCTGGTCGGCGCGAGCCGTAAACGCTTCGTGGGCACGCTGGGCGGCGCGGCACTCGCCGGGGACCGGGACGCGGGCAGCGTCGCCGTGCACCTGCACGCGGCCCGCTGCGGCGCGGCGATGGTGCGCGTGCACGACGTGGCCGCGCACACGCAGGCGCTGCGCGTGCAGGCGGCCGTGCTCGGTCAGGTGCCGCTGCCGGAATGA
- a CDS encoding ImmA/IrrE family metallo-endopeptidase has protein sequence MSTPTPGDPAPPSPEERHLSAEQRARMRELAGEYAARLPGRDSEALAAGLKARLVYTDLGERDGAYDPEHGVILVNRRASPQRQRFTLAHEVSHALLLGDDDLLSELHDRFEDERLEQAIETLCNVGAATILMPPDLLNEVLRRYGPTGRAIHELSRRADVSASSAMYALADEAHGPIIFAICSRVGGKKLEEGASGRQRQAVLGPGRPVVVRASAETAEVRYSLRPGTRVPDDHLITVALDTECHQGGQSYVPFRSGRRMPAFLDAYPDGRRGVLVSFRLEDRPSPERPSSERAVTERPATERTVAEGPAGSGSA, from the coding sequence GTGAGCACGCCCACGCCCGGCGACCCCGCTCCTCCCAGCCCGGAGGAGCGCCACCTCAGTGCCGAGCAGCGCGCCCGGATGCGTGAACTGGCAGGAGAGTACGCGGCCCGCCTGCCGGGACGGGACAGCGAGGCGCTCGCCGCCGGACTGAAGGCGCGGCTCGTGTACACCGACCTCGGTGAGCGCGACGGGGCCTACGACCCGGAGCACGGCGTGATCCTCGTGAACCGCAGGGCCAGCCCGCAACGGCAGCGCTTCACGCTGGCGCACGAGGTCAGCCACGCGCTGCTGCTCGGCGACGACGACCTGCTCAGCGAACTGCACGACCGCTTCGAGGACGAACGGCTGGAACAGGCCATCGAGACGCTCTGCAACGTCGGGGCGGCCACCATCCTGATGCCGCCCGACCTGCTGAACGAGGTGCTGCGCCGCTACGGACCCACGGGCCGCGCCATCCACGAACTCAGCCGCCGCGCGGACGTGAGCGCCAGCAGCGCCATGTACGCCCTGGCGGACGAGGCGCACGGCCCGATCATCTTCGCGATCTGCTCGCGGGTGGGCGGCAAGAAGCTGGAGGAGGGCGCGTCCGGACGGCAGCGGCAGGCGGTGCTCGGGCCGGGCCGACCGGTGGTGGTGCGCGCCAGCGCCGAGACGGCCGAGGTGCGGTACTCGCTGCGGCCCGGCACGCGCGTCCCGGACGATCACCTGATCACGGTGGCGCTCGACACGGAGTGCCACCAGGGCGGGCAGAGCTACGTGCCGTTCCGGAGCGGTCGGCGCATGCCTGCCTTTCTGGACGCGTACCCGGACGGGCGACGCGGCGTGCTCGTCAGCTTCCGGCTGGAGGACCGGCCCTCTCCGGAACGCCCCTCTTCGGAACGGGCGGTGACGGAACGGCCCGCCACGGAACGCACGGTCGCGGAAGGACCCGCGGGCAGCGGGAGCGCGTGA
- a CDS encoding acyl-CoA-binding protein, with the protein MTPTLQEQFEQAQQDIKTLDERPGNATLLKLYAHFKQGTEGDVQGTRPGGFDFAGGAKYDAWAALKGQTREDAQAGYVALVRGLLSE; encoded by the coding sequence ATGACCCCCACGCTTCAGGAGCAGTTCGAGCAGGCCCAGCAGGACATCAAGACCCTCGACGAGCGCCCCGGCAACGCCACGCTCCTCAAGCTGTACGCGCACTTCAAGCAGGGCACCGAGGGCGACGTGCAGGGCACGCGCCCCGGCGGCTTCGACTTCGCGGGCGGCGCGAAATACGACGCCTGGGCCGCCCTGAAAGGCCAGACGCGCGAGGACGCGCAGGCCGGGTATGTGGCGCTCGTGCGGGGCCTGCTGTCAGAATGA